A window of the Egibacter rhizosphaerae genome harbors these coding sequences:
- a CDS encoding SGNH/GDSL hydrolase family protein, whose amino-acid sequence MRRVAVEGGKRGGVRRPALWLGAPAALLALVVGQAWMTAREEYLPRPPYEVAHTVTPDGEVRAGADTGQVRLAVLGDSTVEGIGSPTAEGALPVLVASRVAEALDRTVGVVGLGVSGARTRDVQHDQAPRLAGGEWDVVLVVVGSNDVTHAHAPWRMAETTRRMLEEVEAASRAPVVLGGIPEFHTVPAVPRPLRWLLGWQADLLRARQAAAARDVGVRFVDIRAEASPRFLGRPESMSADGFHPSDLGYGLWADALAPQVADAVAAGDTAPE is encoded by the coding sequence GTGAGGCGCGTGGCGGTCGAAGGAGGCAAGCGCGGAGGGGTCCGCCGACCGGCGCTCTGGCTCGGGGCGCCGGCCGCGCTGCTGGCCCTGGTCGTCGGGCAGGCCTGGATGACCGCGCGCGAGGAGTACCTCCCGCGGCCGCCCTACGAGGTGGCACACACCGTGACGCCCGACGGCGAGGTTCGCGCCGGCGCCGACACGGGGCAGGTACGGCTCGCCGTGCTCGGGGACTCGACCGTCGAGGGGATCGGCTCACCGACTGCCGAGGGCGCGCTGCCGGTGCTCGTCGCCTCCCGCGTCGCCGAGGCGCTGGACCGGACGGTCGGCGTCGTGGGCTTGGGGGTGTCCGGCGCACGCACCCGCGACGTGCAGCATGACCAGGCGCCCCGTCTCGCTGGGGGGGAGTGGGACGTGGTGCTCGTGGTCGTGGGGTCCAACGACGTGACCCACGCCCACGCTCCCTGGCGCATGGCGGAGACGACCCGAAGGATGCTCGAGGAGGTCGAGGCGGCCAGCCGTGCCCCCGTGGTGCTGGGCGGCATCCCGGAGTTCCACACGGTGCCGGCTGTGCCGAGGCCCCTGCGGTGGCTGCTCGGCTGGCAGGCCGACCTGCTGCGCGCCCGCCAGGCCGCGGCCGCCCGCGACGTCGGGGTGCGGTTCGTCGACATCCGGGCCGAGGCCAGCCCCCGCTTCCTCGGCCGGCCCGAGTCCATGAGCGCCGACGGCTTCCACCCCTCGGACCTGGGATACGGCCTCTGGGCCGATGCGCTGGCGCCTCAGGTCGCCGACGCGGTCGCGGCGGGTGACACGGCCCCCGAATGA
- a CDS encoding AfsR/SARP family transcriptional regulator — MGSVNVRVRLLGPVRVETDGRVQEPPPRTHGLLAVLALEPGGYERGRLAELVAPGAGSSAARRRLSRLLWLLRDAVPALPVTVGPRWVALDADHLTVDVAEVEELAASDTPQALEAAFERVGGPLCPDVDLPWVSEQRERVRTLAERIAARVAEDRAGRGEMAAARDAADWLLAHDPGSTTALELRLRADRVLGRRQEADEAVAAWEQAQGATEASAPPVVRDLLAAIRREATMPEVPREDAAPEEWQLEARLAGARGDTSGQRRALAMLRNASSLGRITRAELRIAEVDAALDREEYPLADRLLAMGRDDPDTVALQIRRCRVALAHGALDQAMEEASDALLRAYCDRRELARLEALLALAAVMSARGEGREALGAAAQAQEIAERAGRLDAVLEADLVAGREEARQGRFKAAATRLVETRARAAGSGFARLEGEALHELARARCRLGELDAADGLHREAREHWRRLSLPVREAVACGEHAHTRARAAQHEEAHELAERSEELATGAGASSAAGWACLSSGLVRLFEGDTEHADRAFARAEAHAGKDADDSLTAALAVHRGFAAYLRGESSSALAEVTSAREWYERRDELEQLPVMLVVEALARLKLGELHAARVATERALTEVAQLGAGDLAVWVHYAHGRVLESAGDDENARVWFGHGIDQLHAMACAAGVSAEEFATRDPLTRGLGVAATAAGVANVPATWVTGRPAGVA; from the coding sequence ATGGGATCTGTGAACGTGCGGGTGAGATTGCTCGGGCCGGTGCGGGTCGAGACGGACGGGCGGGTGCAGGAGCCTCCGCCGCGAACCCACGGCCTGTTGGCGGTGCTCGCGCTCGAGCCCGGCGGATACGAGCGGGGCCGGCTGGCCGAGCTCGTGGCCCCCGGGGCCGGGTCGAGTGCAGCGCGACGGCGCCTGTCGCGCTTGCTGTGGCTGCTGCGTGACGCGGTGCCGGCGCTGCCGGTCACCGTCGGCCCCAGGTGGGTGGCGCTCGACGCCGATCACTTGACGGTCGACGTCGCCGAGGTCGAGGAGCTGGCGGCCTCGGACACGCCCCAGGCGCTGGAGGCGGCGTTCGAGCGTGTGGGCGGGCCGCTCTGCCCCGACGTCGACCTGCCCTGGGTCAGCGAGCAACGCGAACGGGTGCGCACCCTGGCCGAGCGGATCGCTGCGCGCGTTGCCGAGGACCGCGCCGGGCGCGGCGAGATGGCGGCGGCTCGGGACGCCGCGGATTGGCTGCTGGCCCACGATCCGGGCTCGACGACCGCGCTCGAGCTGCGGCTCCGCGCCGACCGGGTGCTCGGCCGCCGACAGGAGGCCGACGAGGCGGTCGCGGCGTGGGAGCAGGCGCAGGGTGCCACCGAGGCCTCCGCCCCGCCGGTTGTACGCGACCTGTTGGCCGCGATCCGGCGCGAAGCGACCATGCCTGAGGTGCCCCGCGAGGACGCCGCTCCCGAGGAGTGGCAGCTCGAGGCCCGGTTGGCGGGTGCCCGCGGTGATACGTCGGGGCAGCGGCGGGCGCTCGCGATGCTGCGCAACGCCTCCAGCCTCGGACGGATCACCCGCGCCGAGCTGCGCATCGCCGAGGTCGACGCGGCGCTCGACCGCGAGGAGTACCCGCTGGCAGACCGCTTGCTCGCCATGGGCCGCGACGATCCCGACACGGTGGCGCTGCAGATCCGCCGCTGCCGCGTCGCGCTCGCCCACGGGGCGCTGGATCAGGCGATGGAGGAGGCCAGCGACGCGCTGCTGCGCGCCTACTGCGACCGACGGGAGCTCGCGCGGCTCGAGGCGCTGCTGGCGCTGGCCGCGGTGATGTCGGCGCGGGGCGAGGGGCGAGAGGCCCTGGGTGCCGCTGCGCAGGCCCAGGAGATCGCCGAGCGCGCTGGGCGGCTCGACGCCGTGCTCGAGGCGGACCTGGTGGCGGGGCGCGAGGAGGCACGGCAGGGCCGCTTCAAGGCGGCCGCGACCCGCCTCGTCGAAACCCGGGCGCGGGCTGCGGGATCGGGGTTCGCGCGGCTCGAGGGCGAGGCGTTGCACGAACTCGCCCGAGCACGGTGCCGGCTCGGGGAGCTCGACGCGGCCGACGGGCTCCACCGCGAGGCGCGCGAGCACTGGCGGCGCCTGTCCCTGCCGGTGCGGGAAGCGGTTGCCTGCGGCGAGCACGCGCACACCCGGGCGCGGGCCGCGCAGCACGAGGAGGCGCACGAGCTCGCCGAGCGCAGCGAGGAGCTCGCGACGGGCGCCGGCGCGAGCTCCGCCGCCGGGTGGGCGTGCCTGTCGAGCGGGCTGGTGCGGTTGTTCGAGGGTGACACCGAGCACGCGGATCGTGCCTTCGCACGGGCCGAGGCCCACGCCGGGAAGGACGCCGACGACTCGCTCACCGCGGCGCTCGCGGTCCACCGCGGCTTCGCGGCCTACCTGCGCGGCGAGTCGTCGTCGGCGCTGGCCGAGGTGACCAGCGCCCGGGAGTGGTACGAGCGTCGCGACGAGCTCGAGCAGCTGCCGGTCATGCTCGTGGTCGAGGCGCTCGCCCGACTCAAGCTCGGCGAGCTGCACGCGGCGCGTGTGGCGACGGAGCGCGCCCTCACCGAGGTGGCCCAGCTCGGCGCGGGTGACCTCGCGGTATGGGTGCACTATGCCCACGGGCGGGTGCTGGAGAGCGCCGGTGACGACGAGAACGCCCGCGTGTGGTTCGGGCACGGGATCGATCAGCTGCACGCGATGGCGTGCGCGGCCGGGGTCTCGGCCGAGGAGTTCGCCACCCGCGACCCGCTGACGCGCGGGCTCGGGGTGGCCGCGACCGCCGCCGGCGTGGCGAACGTGCCGGCCACGTGGGTCACGGGCCGCCCCGCCGGGGTGGCCTAG
- a CDS encoding trans-sulfuration enzyme family protein, with amino-acid sequence MSNPLERADAGGLAPATVAVAAGRPHQPGDPVNPPVVLTSIYRSEEDAPPGYAREGNPTWTAFEEALGSLEGGAAVAFASGIAAVDAALGGLPDGAVVVVPDDAYSGTHALVDHLAERGRLTPRAVDIADTERALAACDGADALWVESPTNPLMGVADIPALAEGAHARGCRVVVDATFTTPMRQRALDQGADVVVHSATKFLSGHSDVLLGSAVTRDVDHLAQLRAHRTRHGAVPGPMEAWLALRGLRTLGVRIERGEASARELARRLAAHSMVHRVRYPGLPDDPGYRRATEQLDGPGAMLSFEVADAGTADAVCAGVRVIAHATSLGGVETTLERRTRQRGQSHLPAGLVRVSVGCEDVEDLWTDLARALEAAAA; translated from the coding sequence ATGTCGAACCCGCTCGAACGCGCCGACGCGGGCGGCCTGGCACCGGCGACGGTCGCCGTCGCCGCCGGGCGGCCCCACCAGCCTGGGGATCCCGTGAACCCCCCGGTGGTCCTGACCTCGATCTACCGCTCCGAGGAGGACGCGCCGCCGGGGTACGCCCGGGAGGGCAATCCCACCTGGACCGCCTTCGAGGAAGCCCTCGGGTCCCTCGAGGGGGGCGCCGCCGTCGCGTTCGCCTCCGGGATCGCCGCGGTCGACGCCGCGCTCGGGGGCCTGCCCGACGGCGCGGTCGTCGTTGTCCCGGACGACGCGTACAGCGGCACGCACGCGCTCGTCGACCACCTCGCCGAGCGCGGCCGGCTGACCCCTCGCGCGGTCGACATCGCCGACACCGAACGGGCGCTCGCGGCGTGCGACGGCGCGGACGCCCTCTGGGTGGAGTCCCCCACCAACCCGCTCATGGGCGTGGCGGACATCCCCGCACTCGCGGAGGGCGCGCACGCCCGGGGCTGTCGCGTGGTGGTCGACGCGACCTTCACGACGCCGATGCGGCAACGTGCCCTCGACCAGGGGGCCGACGTCGTCGTGCACAGCGCGACGAAGTTCCTGTCGGGGCATTCCGACGTGCTGCTCGGCTCGGCGGTGACGCGGGACGTGGATCACCTCGCCCAGTTGCGAGCCCACCGCACGCGGCACGGTGCGGTTCCGGGGCCGATGGAGGCGTGGCTCGCCCTGCGCGGCCTGCGGACCCTGGGTGTGCGGATCGAGCGGGGGGAGGCCTCGGCCCGCGAGCTGGCCCGCCGGCTGGCCGCTCATTCGATGGTGCACCGGGTGCGGTATCCGGGCCTGCCCGACGATCCGGGTTATCGGCGGGCGACCGAGCAGCTCGACGGACCGGGCGCGATGCTGTCGTTCGAGGTCGCCGACGCGGGGACCGCCGACGCTGTCTGCGCCGGTGTCCGGGTGATCGCACACGCGACCAGCCTCGGCGGGGTGGAGACCACGCTCGAGCGCCGGACCCGCCAGCGCGGCCAGTCGCACCTGCCCGCGGGCCTCGTGCGCGTGAGCGTCGGCTGCGAGGACGTCGAGGATCTCTGGACCGACCTCGCGCGCGCCCTCGAGGCCGCGGCAGCGTGA
- a CDS encoding class I fructose-bisphosphate aldolase — MVSELTIDDITGLLGEEADSLLNHKCDTVGAEQLHLPGSDFVDRIFIPSDRGNQALRNLAQVFNHGRLAGTGHLSILPVDQGVEHSAGASFAKNPAYFDPENIVRLGYEGGCNAVASTFGVLGMTARKWAHHIPFIVKINHNELLTYPNTFDQIRFGTVREAWNMGAAGIGATVYFGSPESNRQLVEIAEAFHEAHELGMFTVLWCYTRNDAFKTGGTDYHAAADLTGQANHLGVTIEADVIKQKLPETNRGYEALNAGDSSYGKLDPLMYDKLASDHPIDLTRYQVLNCYMGRAGLINSGGASSGHSDKAEAVRTAVINKRAGGMGLISGRKSFQRPMEEGIELLHAIQDVYRNEEIAVA, encoded by the coding sequence ATGGTCAGCGAGCTCACCATCGACGACATCACGGGCCTGCTCGGCGAGGAGGCCGACTCGCTGCTGAACCACAAGTGCGACACGGTCGGCGCCGAGCAGTTGCACCTGCCGGGGTCCGACTTCGTGGATCGCATCTTCATTCCCAGCGACCGCGGCAACCAGGCGCTGCGCAACCTGGCGCAGGTCTTCAACCACGGGCGGCTCGCCGGCACGGGGCACCTGTCGATCCTGCCCGTCGACCAAGGGGTCGAGCACTCGGCCGGGGCGAGCTTCGCCAAGAACCCCGCGTACTTCGACCCCGAGAACATCGTGCGCCTGGGGTACGAGGGAGGCTGCAACGCCGTCGCCTCGACGTTCGGGGTGCTCGGGATGACCGCCCGCAAGTGGGCACACCACATCCCGTTCATCGTCAAGATCAACCACAACGAGTTGTTGACGTACCCGAACACGTTCGACCAGATCCGGTTCGGAACGGTGCGCGAGGCGTGGAACATGGGGGCCGCCGGGATCGGCGCGACGGTCTACTTCGGTTCGCCCGAGTCGAACCGCCAACTCGTGGAGATCGCCGAGGCCTTCCACGAGGCACACGAGCTGGGGATGTTCACCGTGCTCTGGTGCTACACCCGCAACGACGCGTTCAAGACCGGCGGCACCGACTACCATGCGGCCGCCGACCTCACCGGGCAGGCGAACCACCTCGGCGTCACGATCGAGGCGGACGTCATCAAGCAGAAGCTGCCCGAGACGAACCGTGGGTACGAGGCGCTCAACGCCGGCGACAGCTCGTACGGCAAGCTCGACCCGTTGATGTACGACAAGCTCGCGAGCGACCATCCGATCGACCTCACCCGGTACCAGGTGCTCAACTGCTACATGGGCCGGGCCGGGCTGATCAACTCGGGTGGCGCCTCCTCGGGGCACAGCGACAAGGCCGAGGCGGTGCGCACCGCGGTCATCAACAAGCGAGCCGGCGGCATGGGGCTGATCAGCGGCCGAAAGTCGTTCCAGCGCCCGATGGAGGAGGGCATCGAGCTGCTGCACGCGATCCAGGACGTCTACCGCAACGAGGAGATCGCCGTGGCCTAG
- a CDS encoding dodecin family protein, with product MAVIKTIDLVGVSTESWRDAAHKALAEASKTLRGIEGFDVLETSATVQDNEIDEYHTHIRIRFRLER from the coding sequence ATGGCCGTGATCAAGACCATCGACCTCGTGGGCGTGTCGACCGAGTCGTGGCGGGATGCCGCGCACAAGGCGCTCGCCGAGGCGTCCAAGACGCTCCGCGGTATCGAGGGCTTCGACGTGCTCGAGACCTCCGCGACCGTCCAGGACAACGAGATCGACGAGTACCACACGCACATCCGCATCCGATTCCGCCTGGAGCGGTAG
- a CDS encoding AAA family ATPase, protein MTMAAEHVARPHLRQALLRTRISAVIAGAGYGKTALAAELLETHECPAARVRVRQDAADAHQLLESVRQALARARLEEASEILDATAADPSGLADALHDGLVEVSEPTLLLVDDAQRLQDDAARYLREAIEELPEPHVVVLCARWLPPELRPLSERPDATLLSSDDLAFSEAEIAELGRAYGLDLSEDDAGLLRRTTAGWPAALRMLLPALPAEDTGAAIQRHAQEPATLGALTESALGRLRPEDRDLVVQLAHLPLLDGPLTDRVAGRAGTLDTLAAAGLPLTPTRDGWWTITDPVRDQLVGRASLDTSTAETAARAYDLREERRAAVWVLLRAGCEERAVATAGSWSSQAAVQLGPEPLQRLCGSVSDAALRRDPRVLVHLSRACRHAHDIEGSHAALERAEALPPDPAMADEVEAERILAEMYQGREDDVHERAEELLARTDTDRPVVRAKALQAVARITASSREEADLRRADGLLAEAMGIWDRLGESSLLAQVALFRGLVVAWPLGRHEDAITYLDTALANAGAFSQQRANALPFLGYVLTYAGRHEEADRCFAETARLGERLQDRTAQVYAQWGFARSASHRGDAPGTVRAVDEALRLAGDRFVDTSGGAYLLADLAQLLDRVGEVDRAWDLLARADTADTGTLGLVPLAAFALHARSGDPQRAEDYLEEAVQRPALEPRERWRVALLRAEAARRRGARDDAAAHVRDALERAEATDVPDAPWIREARLAAQLAPLVTSEPADEPSPRTVVRLFDGFRVDHAGHDATPPDGRLAALVKIVALQGGSASSEQVIEALWPETDPHAGRQRLRRVLARLRRECADLVTRDGDRLTLPEGATIDHAAFVEAAREALHGSTGSREGARIALGLAGDLLPDNRGEEWVEPARREVARLRLALLDQVATAAAESGDADEAARLFGDAIAIAPFDTARHDRAAGLLEAAGRSAQAEALRRRARTAAWEDGATG, encoded by the coding sequence ATGACGATGGCGGCCGAGCACGTCGCGCGGCCGCACCTTCGGCAGGCGCTGTTGCGGACACGTATCTCCGCGGTGATCGCGGGAGCGGGCTACGGCAAGACGGCCCTGGCCGCCGAGCTCCTCGAGACGCACGAGTGCCCCGCCGCGCGGGTGCGCGTACGCCAGGACGCCGCCGACGCCCACCAGCTGCTGGAGAGCGTGCGGCAGGCGTTGGCGCGTGCCCGCCTCGAGGAGGCCTCGGAGATCCTCGACGCCACCGCCGCCGACCCGAGCGGCCTCGCCGACGCGCTGCACGACGGGCTGGTGGAGGTGAGCGAGCCGACGCTGCTGCTCGTCGACGACGCCCAGCGACTGCAAGACGACGCCGCCCGCTACCTGCGCGAGGCGATCGAGGAGCTGCCCGAGCCGCACGTGGTCGTCCTGTGTGCCCGCTGGCTGCCACCCGAGCTGCGTCCGCTGAGCGAGCGCCCCGACGCGACACTGCTGTCGAGTGACGACCTCGCGTTCTCCGAGGCCGAGATCGCCGAGCTCGGCCGTGCCTACGGCCTCGACCTGTCGGAGGACGATGCGGGGCTGCTGCGGCGCACCACGGCCGGCTGGCCCGCGGCGCTGCGCATGCTCCTGCCCGCACTGCCCGCCGAGGACACCGGCGCGGCGATCCAGCGGCACGCCCAGGAACCCGCGACGCTCGGGGCGCTCACCGAATCCGCGCTCGGACGACTGCGCCCCGAGGACCGGGACCTGGTCGTCCAGCTCGCGCACCTGCCGCTGCTCGACGGGCCACTCACGGACCGCGTCGCGGGGCGCGCCGGCACGCTGGACACGCTCGCCGCGGCCGGACTGCCGCTCACCCCCACGCGGGACGGATGGTGGACGATCACCGATCCCGTACGGGACCAGCTCGTCGGTCGGGCGTCCCTCGACACCTCCACCGCCGAGACCGCCGCGCGCGCCTACGACCTGCGCGAGGAGCGCCGGGCCGCCGTGTGGGTGTTGCTGCGCGCCGGCTGCGAGGAGCGCGCGGTCGCGACCGCGGGCTCGTGGTCGAGCCAGGCCGCCGTCCAGCTGGGTCCCGAGCCCCTGCAGCGTCTCTGCGGGTCGGTGAGCGACGCGGCGCTGCGCCGCGATCCGCGCGTGCTCGTGCACCTGTCCCGCGCGTGCCGCCACGCACACGACATCGAGGGCAGCCACGCCGCGCTGGAGCGCGCGGAGGCCCTGCCGCCCGACCCCGCCATGGCCGACGAGGTCGAGGCCGAGCGCATCCTCGCCGAGATGTACCAGGGCCGGGAGGACGACGTGCACGAGCGGGCGGAGGAGCTGCTCGCCCGCACCGACACCGACCGACCCGTCGTCCGCGCGAAAGCGCTGCAGGCCGTGGCGCGCATCACGGCCTCGAGCCGGGAGGAGGCGGACCTGCGCCGCGCGGACGGGCTGCTGGCCGAGGCGATGGGCATCTGGGACCGGCTCGGGGAGTCGTCGCTGTTGGCCCAGGTCGCGCTCTTCCGCGGACTCGTCGTCGCGTGGCCGTTGGGGCGCCACGAGGACGCCATCACCTACCTCGACACGGCCCTCGCCAACGCGGGCGCGTTCAGCCAGCAGCGCGCGAACGCCCTGCCGTTCCTGGGGTACGTGCTCACCTACGCCGGGCGCCACGAGGAAGCCGACCGGTGCTTCGCGGAGACCGCACGGCTCGGCGAGCGTCTCCAGGACCGCACCGCCCAGGTGTACGCGCAGTGGGGGTTCGCCCGCTCGGCCTCGCATCGTGGGGACGCCCCCGGCACCGTCCGGGCGGTGGACGAGGCGCTGCGCCTGGCCGGCGACCGGTTCGTCGACACCTCCGGTGGCGCCTACCTGCTCGCCGACCTCGCCCAGCTGCTGGACCGGGTCGGCGAGGTCGATCGGGCCTGGGACCTGCTCGCCCGGGCGGACACCGCTGACACCGGCACGCTCGGCCTCGTGCCGCTCGCCGCGTTCGCGCTGCACGCGCGCAGCGGCGATCCCCAGCGGGCCGAGGACTATCTGGAGGAGGCCGTGCAACGACCGGCCCTCGAACCCCGGGAGCGTTGGCGCGTCGCCCTCCTGCGCGCGGAGGCTGCGCGCCGTCGCGGCGCCCGGGACGACGCCGCGGCCCACGTGCGCGACGCCCTCGAGCGCGCCGAGGCGACCGACGTCCCGGACGCACCGTGGATCCGCGAGGCTCGGCTCGCGGCGCAGCTCGCCCCGCTCGTCACAAGCGAGCCGGCGGACGAGCCCTCCCCACGCACCGTGGTGCGGCTGTTCGACGGGTTCCGTGTGGATCACGCCGGTCACGACGCCACCCCCCCGGACGGCCGCCTCGCCGCCCTCGTGAAGATCGTGGCCCTGCAGGGTGGGAGCGCGTCCTCCGAGCAGGTGATCGAGGCGCTCTGGCCCGAGACCGACCCCCACGCGGGTCGCCAGCGGCTCCGGCGAGTGCTCGCCCGGCTGCGTCGGGAGTGCGCCGACCTCGTGACCCGCGACGGCGACCGGCTCACCCTGCCCGAGGGCGCCACGATCGACCACGCGGCGTTCGTCGAGGCCGCCAGGGAGGCGCTGCACGGGTCGACCGGCTCCCGGGAGGGCGCGCGGATCGCCCTGGGTCTCGCCGGCGACCTCTTGCCCGACAACCGGGGCGAGGAATGGGTCGAGCCGGCGAGGAGGGAGGTCGCGCGGCTGCGGCTCGCGCTGCTGGACCAGGTGGCGACGGCGGCCGCCGAGAGCGGGGATGCCGACGAGGCGGCCCGGCTGTTCGGGGACGCGATCGCGATCGCCCCGTTCGACACGGCCCGCCACGACCGTGCCGCCGGGCTCCTGGAGGCGGCAGGTCGTTCGGCGCAGGCCGAGGCGCTGCGCCGTCGCGCGCGCACCGCGGCGTGGGAGGACGGGGCCACCGGTTAG
- a CDS encoding thioesterase family protein, with amino-acid sequence MASGPGGELDVDTVLERGRPGVHHGVASERWSVGPALNGGYGLVLALRAIAAEVPAPDPLTVTGHFLSGLVPGPVEIAVAVHREGRRAAVATAAIRQEGEARVRAIARFGELPAAPDPQYLDVAPPSLPPPDACVGREPGAGNPLGIALLERVDWRVDPTARGWMIDGIPNGRPRQVGWLRFADGRPNDLLGLACLVDGIAPTVMELGIGGWVPTLELTVHLRAHPAAGWLRCALASHVVQGGLTDETCELWDGDGRFVAAARQLARLP; translated from the coding sequence ATGGCGAGCGGGCCCGGCGGTGAGCTCGATGTCGATACGGTGCTCGAGCGGGGTCGGCCGGGGGTGCACCACGGCGTCGCGAGCGAGCGATGGAGCGTGGGGCCGGCCCTGAACGGCGGGTACGGGCTCGTGCTCGCGCTCCGAGCGATCGCTGCCGAGGTCCCGGCGCCCGACCCGCTCACGGTCACCGGGCACTTCCTCTCGGGGCTGGTTCCCGGACCCGTGGAGATCGCCGTCGCGGTGCACCGCGAGGGGCGGCGCGCCGCGGTGGCCACCGCGGCGATCCGCCAGGAGGGGGAGGCGCGCGTCCGCGCGATCGCCCGCTTCGGGGAGCTGCCGGCCGCACCCGATCCGCAGTACCTGGACGTGGCCCCTCCGTCGTTGCCGCCGCCCGACGCGTGCGTGGGCCGTGAGCCCGGTGCGGGGAATCCGCTGGGCATCGCGCTGCTCGAACGGGTCGATTGGCGCGTCGACCCGACCGCCCGCGGCTGGATGATCGACGGGATCCCCAACGGGCGGCCCCGCCAGGTCGGGTGGTTGCGGTTCGCGGACGGACGGCCCAACGACCTCCTCGGCCTGGCCTGCCTGGTCGACGGGATCGCTCCGACGGTGATGGAGCTCGGCATCGGCGGATGGGTGCCGACCCTGGAGCTCACCGTGCACCTGCGCGCACACCCGGCTGCCGGCTGGTTGCGGTGCGCCCTGGCCTCCCACGTCGTGCAGGGGGGCCTCACCGACGAGACGTGCGAGCTGTGGGACGGGGACGGACGCTTCGTGGCAGCGGCGCGCCAGCTCGCCCGCCTCCCCTAG
- a CDS encoding collagen-like protein, which translates to MSDETTGKVPFREAMGLLRKTTPFLFANVVVYGGFFLATVLWMALWGALAVFFAERVELLAIICFIIAVAVPGGLLVLGKRYVLYLVQGAHIAVATKLLLEGELPQGKGQVEYGREVVKDNFRDVSILFAVDRIVDRVVRAFVRSFVRIVDILPLGGAVSQIARIVGQVVRRAASYIDNAILSYAIALNEDNVWRSARHGLILYAQVYKPVLATAAKVWVLGRVFFVVALVAVGVPLFFGAAVFFDAFVVQLIALVATFLLAHLLVRAFFEPFAMIYTLATYHRAIEGVEINATWDRRLQDTSKAFRDLVGRAREHDDTTDPVDADASEGTGAEGSAGDTGRASRGGAASRQAGVGGGLGGLLGQAASAAGDALGQRNGGNGPAPAGPTGEAAPTGDTGEAAPAGDTGSAGDAPVADEDARGGTS; encoded by the coding sequence ATGAGCGACGAGACGACGGGCAAGGTGCCCTTCCGCGAAGCGATGGGGCTGTTGCGGAAGACGACACCGTTCCTGTTCGCGAACGTGGTCGTATACGGCGGGTTCTTCCTGGCCACGGTCCTGTGGATGGCCCTGTGGGGGGCGTTGGCGGTGTTCTTCGCCGAGCGAGTCGAGTTGCTCGCCATCATCTGCTTCATCATCGCCGTCGCGGTGCCGGGTGGGCTGCTGGTGCTCGGCAAGCGCTACGTCCTCTACCTCGTGCAGGGCGCGCACATCGCGGTCGCGACGAAGCTGCTGCTGGAGGGCGAACTCCCGCAGGGCAAGGGGCAGGTCGAGTACGGACGAGAGGTCGTCAAGGACAACTTCCGTGACGTGAGCATCCTGTTCGCGGTCGACCGCATCGTCGACCGGGTCGTGCGGGCGTTCGTGCGGTCGTTCGTGCGGATCGTCGACATCCTGCCGCTGGGTGGCGCCGTCTCCCAGATCGCGCGGATCGTCGGCCAGGTCGTGCGCCGTGCCGCCTCGTACATCGACAACGCGATCCTGTCCTACGCGATCGCGCTGAACGAGGACAACGTGTGGCGCAGCGCGCGGCACGGGCTGATCCTCTACGCGCAGGTGTACAAGCCGGTCCTCGCGACCGCGGCGAAGGTCTGGGTGCTCGGCCGCGTCTTCTTCGTCGTCGCGCTCGTCGCGGTCGGCGTCCCCTTGTTCTTCGGTGCGGCCGTGTTCTTCGACGCCTTCGTCGTCCAGCTGATCGCGCTGGTCGCGACGTTCCTGCTCGCGCACCTGCTCGTCCGCGCCTTCTTCGAGCCGTTCGCGATGATCTACACCCTCGCGACCTACCACCGGGCGATCGAGGGCGTCGAGATCAACGCGACCTGGGACCGGCGTCTGCAGGACACCTCGAAGGCCTTCCGCGACCTCGTCGGCCGTGCGCGCGAGCACGACGACACGACCGACCCGGTGGACGCCGACGCGTCCGAGGGGACGGGGGCGGAGGGGTCCGCCGGGGATACCGGCCGGGCTAGCCGCGGCGGGGCCGCGTCGCGTCAGGCCGGTGTCGGCGGGGGGCTCGGCGGGCTCCTCGGTCAGGCCGCCTCGGCCGCCGGGGACGCCCTCGGGCAGCGCAACGGCGGTAACGGTCCGGCGCCCGCGGGACCGACAGGCGAGGCGGCGCCGACCGGGGATACAGGCGAGGCGGCGCCGGCCGGGGATACAGGGTCGGCGGGGGATGCACCGGTCGCCGACGAGGACGCCCGCGGAGGTACCTCCTGA